One window of Phycodurus eques isolate BA_2022a unplaced genomic scaffold, UOR_Pequ_1.1 contig_29, whole genome shotgun sequence genomic DNA carries:
- the LOC133398276 gene encoding gastrula zinc finger protein XlCGF57.1-like isoform X1, whose protein sequence is MWARREAEYGEELCGPKEEMEPQRQRLDVVFNRQPPTVLHRADNEDLLTQWQEPEPPHIKEEEEEEVHPHIKEEEDITKFPSTGDPLKSEDEAQSEESRGAEPPSSSSSQHMTTEADGDHCGGSQAVGLLAPLSDRDNTMSHSSDYDDDDKQSEGDMTCHTDNKQWKCPQCGKTFAKTSKSKHIRTHTGEKPFSCSVCCQRFSRKEHVKRHTRTHTGEKPFSCTVCGQRFSVKERLKLHTRTHTVEKPFSCTDCGQRFSQKAHLKIHTRIHTGEKPFSCTVCGQRFSVKESLKLHTRTHTGEKPFSCSECGQRFTWKGNLKIHTRLHTGEKPFSCTVCAQRFSVKERLKLHTRTHTGEKPFSCSVCGQRFTQKGHLQIHTRMHTGEKPFSCTVCGQRFSVKESLKLHTRTHTGEKPFSCTVCGQRFSLKESLKSHTRTHTGEKPFPCSVCGQRFTRDVYLKIHTRMHTGEKPFSCSVCGQSFSSTDRVTTHKCACNK, encoded by the coding sequence ACAATGAAGATCTTCTTACTCAGTGGCAGGAGCCAGAaccccctcacattaaagaggaagaggaggaagaagtgcacccccacatcaaagaggaggaggatatcaCCAAGTTTCCATCAACTGGTgaccctttgaagagtgaagacgaagctcaaagtgaggagagcagaggggcAGAGCCTCCAAgtagcagctcaagtcaacacatgacaacagaagctgatggagaccactgtggaggctCACAAGCAGTCGGActcttagctccactatcagatCGCGACAACACGATGTCACACTCTTCtgactatgatgatgatgataaacagtcggaaggtgatatgacatgtcacactgacaataaacaatggaaatgtcctcagtgtgggaaaacatttgctaAAACGAGTAAATCGAAACACAttagaacacacactggtgagaagcctttttcctgctcagtttgttgTCAAAGATTCTCAAGGAAGGAACAcgtaaaaagacacacaagaacgcacactggtgagaagcctttttcctgcacagtttgtggtcaaagattctctgtgaaggaaaggctaaaattacacacaagaacccacactgttgagaaacctttttcctgcacagattgtggtcaaagattcagtcagaaggcacacttaaaaatacacacaagaatacacactggtgagaaacctttttcgtgcacagtttgtggtcaaagattctctgtgaaggaaagcttaaaattacacacaagaacccacactggtgagaaacctttttcctgctcagaatgtggccaaagattcacttggaagggaaacttaaaaatacacacaagactgcacactggtgagaaacctttttcctgcacagtttgtgctcaaagattctctgtgaaggaaaggttaaaattacacacaagaacccacactggtgagaaacctttttcctgctcagtttgtggtcagagattcactcagaagggacacttacaaatacacacaagaatgcacactggtgagaaacctttttcctgcacagtttgtggtcaaagattctctgtgaaggaaagcttaaaattacacacaagaacccacactggtgagaaacccttttcctgcacagtttgtggtcaaagattctctctgAAAGAAAGCTTAAAatcacacacaagaacccacactggtgagaaaccttttccctgctcagtttgtggccaaagattcactCGGGATGtatacttaaaaatacacacaagaatgcacactggtgagaaacctttttcctgctcagtttgtggccagaGCTTCTCTTCTACGGATCGGGTTACGACACACAAGTGTGCTTGTAATAAGTGA